The Impatiens glandulifera chromosome 8, dImpGla2.1, whole genome shotgun sequence genome includes a window with the following:
- the LOC124912005 gene encoding plasma membrane ATPase 4-like, translating to MGIEKAMSLEGIKNESVDLEKVPIEEVFEQLKCSREGLSTDEGNNRLQIFGPNKLEEKKESKFLKFLGFMWNPLSWVMEAAAIMAIALANGGGKPPDWQDFVGIFCLLLINSTISYIEENNAGNAAAALMANLAPKTKVLRDGRWSEQEAAILVPGDIVSIKLGDIIPADARLLEGDALKVDQSALTGESLPVTKNPYDEVFSGSTCKQGEIEAIVIATGVHTFFGKAAHLVDSTNQVGHFQKVLTAIGNFCICSIGIGMLVEILVMYPIQHRAYRSGIDNLLVLLIGGIPIAMPTVLSVTMAIGSHKLSQQGAITKRMTAIEEMAGMDVLCSDKTGTLTLNKLSVDKNMVEVFAKGVDKEHVLLLAARASRVENQDAIDAAIVGMLGDPKEARAGIREVHFFPFNPVDKRTALTYIESDGSWHRSSKGAPEQILALCNAKEDLRKKVHSIIEKFAERGLRSLAVARQEVHERTKESAGGPWQFVGLLPLFDPPRHDSAETIRRALNLGVNVKMITGDQLAIAKETGRRLGMGTNMYPSATLLGQHKDSSIASIPVEELIEKADGFAGVFPEHKYEIVKKLQERKHICGMTGDGVNDAPALKKADIGIAVADATDAARSASDIVLTEPGLSVIISAVLTSRAIFQRMKNYTIYAVSITIRIVLGFMLIALIWKFDFSPFMVLIIAILNDGTIMTISKDRVKPSPLPDSWKLKEIFATGVMLGGYLALMTVIFFWLMHKTDFFPDKFGVRSIRDNEYEMMAALYLQVSIVSQALIFVTRSRSWSFVERPGLLLLGAFMAAQMIATLVAVYADWSFARIKGCGWGWAGVIWMYSIVFYVPLDVMKFIIRYILTGKAWHNMLENKTAFTTKKDYGREEREAQWAHAQRTLHGLQPPETSTIFNEKSSYRELSEIAEHAKRRAEIARLRELNTLKGHVESVVKLKGLDLDNIQQHYTV from the exons ATGGGAATCGAAAAGGCGATGAGCCTTGAAGGAATCAAGAACGAGTCTGTTGATCTG GAGAAGGTTCCTATCGAGGAAGTCTTCGAGCAACTGAAATGCTCTAGGGAAGGTCTGTCGACAGATGAAGGAAACAACAGGCTTCAGATTTTTGGTCCAAACAAGTTGGAAGAGAAAAAG GAAAGCAAGTTCCTCAAGTTTCTCGGGTTCATGTGGAATCCACTTTCATGGGTGATGGAAGCCGCGGCCATAATGGCCATAGCTCTTGCAAACGGTGGTGGAAAGCCACCGGATTGGCAAGACTTTGTTGGTATCTTTTGTTTGCTTTTGATCAATTCGACCATTAGTTATATTGAAGAAAACAATGCTGGTAATGCTGCCGCAGCTCTCATGGCTAACCTTGCGCCAAAGACTAAG GTGTTGAGAGACGGACGATGGAGCGAGCAGGAAGCAGCCATATTGGTTCCTGGAGATATTGTAAGCATCAAACTAGGAGACATCATCCCTGCAGATGCTCGTCTTCTCGAGGGTGATGCTTTGAAGGTTGATCAGTCCGCCCTTACCGGAGAGTCACTTCCGGTGACCAAGAACCCTTACGACGAAGTCTTCTCCGGCTCAACATGCAAACAAGGTGAGATCGAGGCTATTGTTATTGCTACGGGTGTTCACACCTTCTTCGGTAAGGCTGCCCATCTCGTGGATAGCACCAACCAAGTCGGACACTTCCAAAAGGTTCTAACCGCTATCGGAAACTTCTGTATTTGCTCCATTGGTATTGGAATGTTAGTCGAGATCCTCGTCATGTATCCTATCCAACATAGGGCATACCGGAGTGGTATTGACAATCTATTGGTTCTCTTGATTGGTGGTATACCGATAGCAATGCCTACCGTGTTATCCGTTACTATGGCTATTGGTTCACACAAGTTGTCTCAACAAGGTGCCATCACCAAGAGAATGACCGCCATTGAAGAGATGGCGGGAATGGATGTTCTTTGTAGCGACAAAACAGGGACATTAACGTTAAATAAGTTGAGTGTCGACAAAAACATGGTCGAGGTTTTTGCTAAGGGTGTCGATAAAGAACATGTCTTATTGTTAGCTGCAAGAGCTTCTAGGGTGGAAAATCAAGATGCCATTGATGCAGCCATTGTGGGCATGCTAGGTGATCCGAAAGAG gCTAGAGCCGGCATTAGAGAGGTCCATTTCTTCCCTTTCAATCCTGTGGACAAGAGAACCGCCTTGACATACATCGAGTCCGACGGAAGCTGGCATCGGTCTAGTAAAGGAGCGCCCGAACAG ATATTAGCACTTTGCAACGCGAAAGAGGATCTAAGGAAAAAGGTTCACTCGATCATCGAAAAGTTTGCTGAACGAGGGTTGCGTTCTTTGGCTGTCGCGAGACAG gAAGTTCACGAGAGAACTAAGGAGAGTGCAGGTGGTCCATGGCAATTCGTTGGACTATTGCCACTCTTCGATCCTCCTAGGCACGATAGTGCCGAGACAATTCGTAGAGCTCTAAATCTCGGTGTGAATGTCAAAATGATAACGGGTGATCAACTTGCTATTGCTAAGGAAACCGGGCGAAGACTTGGAATGGGAACAAACATGTATCCCTCGGCTACTTTACTCGGACAACACAAGGATTCAAGCATAGCTTCCATTCCCGTGGAAGAGTTAATCGAGAAAGCCGATGGTTTCGCTGGCGTCTTCCCTG AACACAAATATGAGATTGTAAAGAAATTACAAGAGAGAAAACATATTTGTGGGATGACGGGTGATGGTGTTAACGATGCACCCGCTCTCAAGAAGGCCGACATTGGGATTGCGGTTGCCGATGCAACCGATGCTGCCCGAAGTGCTTCTGACATCGTCTTAACCGAGCCCGGACTTAGTGTTATTATAAGTGCAGTTTTGACAAGTCGAGCTATTTTTCAAAGAATGAAGAACTACACG ATTTATGCGGTCTCTATCACTATCCGTATTGTG CTTGGCTTCATGCTTATTGCTTTGATATGGAAGTTTGATTTCTCACCCttcatggttttgataattgcCATCCTTAACGACG GTACGATTATGACAATTTCGAAGGACAGAGTGAAGCCTTCTCCATTGCCGGATAGTTGGAAATTGAAAGAGATTTTTGCGACCGGAGTCATGCTCGGTGGTTACCTGGCTTTAATGACCGTTATATTCTTCTGGTTAATGCACAAGACTGATTTCTTCCCG GACAAATTTGGTGTTCGATCAATAAGGGACAATGAGTACGAGATGATGGCTGCTTTGTACCTTCAAGTCAGTATAGTTAGCCAGGCACTTATTTTCGTGACTCGATCCCGTAGTTGGTCGTTTGTGGAACGCCCTGGTTTGCTTTTACTCGGCGCATTCATGGCAGCTCAGATG ATTGCAACATTAGTTGCTGTTTATGCCGACTGGTCTTTTGCCAGGATCAAAGGTTGCGGTTGGGGTTGGGCCGGTGTTATATGGATGTATAGCATTGTCTTTTATGTACCTCTCGACGTGATGAAGTTCATCATCCGTTACATACTAACAGGAAAAGCATGGCACAACATGTTGGAGAACAAG ACTGCCTTTACTACGAAGAAAGATTACGGACGAGAGGAAAGAGAGGCACAATGGGCGCATGCCCAAAGGACGTTACACGGCCTCCAACCGCCGGAAACTTCAACCATCTTTAATGAGAAGAGCAGCTATAGAGAGCTCTCTGAAATTGCTGAGCATGCCAAAAGGAGAGCTGAAATTGCAAG GCTTCGGGAACTCAATACACTTAAGGGACATGTTGAATCCGTGGTGAAGCTGAAAGGGCTTGATCTTGACAACATCCAGCAGCACTACACCGTTTAA
- the LOC124911377 gene encoding uncharacterized protein LOC124911377 translates to MPVKLSESLQIYFKKLWLEVHSPVFSGKLSSLRRSSLAESIFRMSMNASDQLQKPLTRNIIRRSIFGTDITTFENFMLNHWEMQPLYLARCSKLLQEQDDIFSSIKKTLAFDENFQDLSLFLQKLVSCPPITSDELDILGYLEEARCHLGLPISYQQDIRVLKTEHMKGEVHYFQEDSHILCKHDILRCDRAFEDGYTIALRGMEFRLKKIAEIVDGLASLFGQPSAGINMYITPPNSQGLARHYDDHCVLVVQLYGVKKWTVYCKSGPDLPRLYGSFNSLNVMEASNLSGDDTCLQYLLKEGDVLYIPRGFPHEAHTVVDNDMTRSSLHLTLSLEVELPFEWEGFVHVAFFSWNHKQNKSDQSSSDPLSTILNDLALKLVHVSISLLANSYPTFQKACLVGAVPEPSDSCDWLSTNQREIFRELIKQVEAESNFLYIVKHMSSSLEKNEDPLQQLRWLRNLEDDSAEKHVSLANEHIILCNRYKDEAGAAFCQVKSRFCSEVVFDEARPYYIQLLKKYRKTREKYMNGMLLGFADADCLM, encoded by the exons ATGCCAGTGAAGCTCTCTGAAAGTTTGCAGATTTACTTTAAAAAGCTTTGGCTGGAAGTTCACTCACCAGTGTTTTCAGGCAAACTGAGTTCACTTAGGAGAAGCAGTCTAGCTGAGAGCATTTTCAGGATGTCAATGAATGCATCTGATCAACTACAGAAACCTCTTACAAGAAATATTATTAGGAGAAGCATTTTTGGAACAGATATAACTACCTTTGAAAATTTCATGTTGAATCACTGGGAAATGCAGCCTTTATACTTAGCAAGGTGTTCAAAACTTCTACAAGAGCAAGATGATATTTTCAGTTCCATCAAAAAGACATTAGCTTTTGATGAGAATTTTCAAGATCTTTCATTGTTCCTTCAGAAACTCGTCTCATGCCCTCCTATTACTTCAGATGAGCTAGACATCCTCGGTTATCTCGAGGAAGCGAGATGTCATCTCGGTTTGCCTATATCCTACCAGCAAGACATACGGGTTCTAAAAACCGAGCATATGAAAGGTGAGGTGCATTATTTTCAGGAGGATTCACATATTCTCTGCAAACATGATATATTGAGATGTGATCGAGCATTTGAAGATGGTTACACAATCGCTCTCCGAGGAATGGAGTTCAGGCTTAAGAAAATCGCAGAAATTGTTGACGGATTAGCATCTCTCTTTGGCCAACCATCGGCGGGTATTAACATGTATATCACACCACCTAATTCTCAAGGTTTAGCCCGACATTACGATGATCACTGTGTCCTCGTTGTCCAACTCTATGGAGTGAAGAAATGGACGGTTTATTGTAAGTCTGGTCCTGATTTACCACGGCTTTATGGCTCTTTTAATAGCCTGAATGTTATGGAGGCTAGCAATTTGAGTGGAGACGATACATGCTTGCAATATTTGTTGAAAGAAGGTGATGTATTGTATATACCTAGGGGATTCCCCCATGAGGCCCATACAGTTGTAGACAATGATATGACTCGATCGTCGTTGCATCTCACACTTTCTCTCGAAGTGGAACTTCCTTTTGA GTGGGAGGGATTTGTTCATGTTGCATTCTTTAGTTGGAACCACAAACAGAATAAGTCCGATCAATCTTCTTCCGATCCTTTGTCTACGATTCTTAACGATCTTGCTCTGAAGCTAGTTCATGTTTCTATAAGTCTCCTAGCCAACAGCTATCCCACCTTTCAGAAAGCTTGTTTGGTCGGGGCAGTTCCAGAACCATCAGATAGTTGTGACTGGCTTAGCACAAACCAAAGGGAAATATTTAGAGAATTGATTAAACAGGTCGAAGCCgaatcaaacttcttgtacatAGTAAAACACATGTCAAGTTCTCTCGAGAAGAATGAAGATCCATTGCAACAACTAAGATGGCTAAGGAACCTAGAAGACGATTCTGCGGAAAAGCATGTTTCACTAGCGAACGAACATATTATTTTGTGCAATCGTTATAAAGATGAGGCGGGAGCTGCGTTTTGCCAGGTAAAATCTAGGTTTTGTAGTGAAGTGGTGTTTGATGAGGCTAGACCATATTATATACAATTGCTTAAAAAGTATAGGAAGACTAGGGAGAAATATATGAATGGGATGCTTTTGGGCTTTGCTGATGCTGATTGTCTTATGTGA
- the LOC124912499 gene encoding uncharacterized protein LOC124912499, translating into MKMETRLQKMPKKKKSKRRIPFTSIPENADGNTIFALTLASIVRSSINGDTHSQKKLKLQDNTHSPFLIKKCLDRLLHCLLSPSPNHLILTAHLTLPSHIISLFPLLLTSGYTEIKSKSAEIVGAAALFSLEMNEQVASDLDILKTLMSALASPEKTIAIAACNAFLDLCTTSIGRQQLLKSSSLEHLV; encoded by the exons ATGAAGATGGAAACGAGATTACAGAAAAtgccgaagaagaagaagagtaaaaGGCGAATTCCCTTTACAAGTATTCCAGAAAACGCCGACGGAAACACCATATTTGCTCTGACGTTAGCTTCTATTGTTCGTTCTTCTATTAATGGAGATACTCACAGTCAGAAGAAACTGAAGCTGCAAGACAACACCCACTCGCCATTTCTCATCAAAAAATGCTTGGACCGATTGCTTCATTGTCTTCTATCTCCCTCTCCTAATCATCTAATCCttactgcacatctaactctacCCTCTCATATCATTTCCTTGTTTCCTCTCCTCCTAACCTCTGG ATATACAGAAATAAAGTCGAAATCCGCGGAGATTGTTGGCGCGGCTGCCTTGTTTTCACTGGAGATGAATGAACAAGTGGCCTCTGACCTAGACATTTTGAAGACTCTTATGTCTGCCTTAGCTTCTCCGGAGAAGACTATTGCTATAGCCGCCTGTAATGCCTTTTTGGATTTGTGCACCACATCTATTGGGAGACAACAGCTTCTGAAATCATCCTCCCTGGAGCATCTTGTGTGA